Proteins found in one bacterium genomic segment:
- a CDS encoding phenylalanine--tRNA ligase subunit alpha, whose product MVDMDGLREGFFKDAESCLSQKDTEALRLKYLGRKGLLAQFREGVDFKSLTPEMRGAFGKGFNDLKNLMEKKVEELTVSLKNISESAKRPQLDMTLPGSGHSLGSLHPITLVQMELEEIFKSMGFYIETGYEVEEEYYNFDALNTPFDHPAREMQDTFWLTNGLVMRTQTSAVQVRALEKYGAPMKMIAPGRCFRYETVDANHENTFYQLEGLMVDRNISVANLICVMNLLLEQVFR is encoded by the coding sequence ATGGTCGATATGGATGGTTTGCGGGAAGGTTTTTTTAAAGACGCCGAATCCTGCCTGTCACAGAAGGATACTGAAGCGCTGAGGCTCAAGTACCTGGGACGAAAAGGGCTTCTGGCACAGTTCCGCGAAGGTGTGGATTTCAAGTCGCTGACTCCTGAAATGCGCGGTGCATTCGGCAAGGGATTCAACGATCTCAAAAATCTCATGGAAAAAAAGGTGGAAGAGCTGACCGTCTCGTTAAAAAATATATCGGAATCAGCTAAACGGCCTCAACTCGATATGACTCTTCCGGGTTCGGGACATTCGCTCGGATCGCTTCATCCTATCACGCTTGTTCAGATGGAACTTGAAGAAATATTTAAAAGCATGGGTTTTTACATAGAGACCGGCTATGAAGTCGAGGAAGAATATTACAACTTCGATGCCCTCAATACTCCGTTCGATCATCCGGCCCGTGAAATGCAGGATACCTTCTGGCTCACGAACGGCCTGGTGATGCGGACACAGACTTCCGCTGTCCAGGTGCGGGCGCTCGAAAAGTACGGGGCTCCCATGAAAATGATAGCACCGGGACGGTGTTTCCGGTACGAAACGGTCGATGCGAACCACGAGAACACCTTCTATCAGCTCGAGGGTCTTATGGTGGACCGAAACATCTCGGTGGCGAATCTCATCTGTGTTATGAACCTTCTCCTTGAACAGGTGTTTCGC